The genomic stretch ATCTCATGCATCCTAAGATATTGAGCCACCTCCTTAACGGTCATAACAGGAAGATTCTTCTTCATTGTCATCCACTCCTTTTTTGGCTGGTTAAGCCGTAGCGGTTTCCTCACCGCTCATATTCTCTTTAAGCCATTTTTCTATCTCGGCCTTATTAAACCGCCAATTGCTACCTATACGATAGCAAGGAATAGTC from bacterium encodes the following:
- a CDS encoding helix-turn-helix domain-containing protein codes for the protein MAEEKRHPMMTVKEVAKFLRVHEITIYRMCQRRTIPCYRIGSNWRFNKAEIEKWLKENMSGEETATA